The Magnolia sinica isolate HGM2019 chromosome 10, MsV1, whole genome shotgun sequence genome includes a window with the following:
- the LOC131257600 gene encoding putative disease resistance protein At1g50180, which produces MSFVESVIELLLKKLAEPLVREALFLSGVRNQVELLVLEFEQMESFLEDADAKQEGDRRVKRWVQHVRDVAYDAEDVIDALVLKMATSRRKCFIRRYACIFNNLIDLHQVGSEIQRINGKIHRISESKLTYGIENIGQGVGTSSSGLSLQEKRLTSPNAQEPDFVGFEKDLKALVWRLTDEGEVRRSVISVVGMGGLGKTTLTRRLYNTDSVKKHFQTHAWISVSQQFAARDVLLSLTKQYMAVTKEIRKMNVIELADNISKHLDNKRYLVVLDDVWTYEAWDALKIAFPEKMNGSRIVLTTRNKDVALHADAQSKPHELRFLNDDERWELFCKKTFPGQNNICPTNLQKLGREIVGKCQGLPLAIVVVGGLLSRKLEEREWENVQKSISWQLVKGEYRISDILSLSYKDLPYYLKPCFLYLGIFPEDHEFLVKELIQMWAAEGFLQERGEETLEEVGEECLKELIQRSMVKVSKTSSSGGIKSCSIHDLLRDLSISEAKEGMFLHVHRASGNAINTPAFPPPTARRLSIHHDVTSQYISSGHSTPHLRSLLIYTQDRGWVEKKQEKFLFRTFMLLRVLYLQGTFIKILPRAIGELIHLRYLGCSYTSLKSLPSSIGNLPNLQTLSVASSSYIIEVPSTIRKMKQLRHLQVKGIQQDRCWGMIKGHPKLERISNLQTLSFIKSGKWMKGCFGKLTHLRKIGICLETRAHAKVFYDSVVKLYSLQSLSVESVKHTLSLPPLSHLLKLCKLRLCGKLRKLPESNEFPTNLTKLTLDGSSLKEDPIATLEKLKNLQILRLHQKSYLGKKITCSKEGFPRLKSLNLQSLHKFEEWILEEGAMPSLLHLRINYCNQLKKLPEGMKPTLKKLELLWMPDKFKERVREGGEDWDKIQQIPSIQISN; this is translated from the coding sequence ATGTCTTTTGTTGAGTCCGTTATCGAGCTCCTTCTCAAAAAACTAGCTGAACCACTCGTTCGAGAAGCCCTTTTCTTATCTGGGGTTCGCAATCAAGTCGAACTGCTCGTGTTAGAATTTGAGCAGATGGAATCCTTCTTGGAAGATGCAGACGCCAAGCAAGAAGGAGATAGAAGAGTGAAAAGATGGGTGCAGCACGTGAGAGATGTTGCATATGATGCTGAGGACGTCATCGACGCCTTAGTTCTCAAAATGGCAACCTCTAGGCGAAAATGCTTCATCAGAAGGTACGCTTGCATCTTCAATAACTTGATAGATCTCCATCAAGTAGGGTCGGAGATCCAACGGATAAACGGTAAAATCCATAGGATCTCCGAATCTAAGTTGACTTATGGAATTGAAAATATAGGCCAGGGAGTAGGGACAAGCTCTTCAGGTCTAAGCCTTCAAGAAAAGAGGCTTACTTCTCCTAATGCTCAAGAACCAGATTTTGTCGGTTTTGAGAAGGATCTGAAGGCATTGGTCTGGCGGTTGACTGATGAAGGAGAGGTCCGACGTTCTGTGATTTCTGTAGTGGGTATGGGTGGTCTCGGTAAGACCACTCTTACAAGGAGGCTCTATAACACTGATAGTGTTAAGAAACATTTCCAAACTCATGCATGGATTTCTGTTTCACAACAGTTTGCTGCAAGAGATGTTTTGCTGTCTCTCACAAAACAATATATGGCGGTTACTAAAGAGATAAGGAAAATGAATGTTATTGAGCTAGCAGACAATATCTCCAAGCATCTCGATAACAAGAGATACTTGGTGGTATTGGATGATGTATGGACATATGAAGCATGGGATGCTTTGAAGATTGCATTTCCAGAAAAGATGAATGGAAGTAGGATTGTGCTTACTACACGAAACAAAGACGTGGCTTTACATGCAGATGCACAAAGCAAGCCCCATGAACTGAGATTTCTAAATGATGATGAGAGATGGGAATTATTCTGCAAGAAAACATTTCCAGGGCAAAATAACATTTGCCCTACAAATTTGCAGAAATTGGGAAGAGAGATTGTTGGCAAGTGTCAAGGTTTACCTCTTGCCATTGTTGTGGTTGGAGGTCTCTTATCAAGAAAATTAGAAGAAAGAGAGTGGGAGAATGTACAGAAAAGCATTAGCTGGCAGCTAGTCAAGGGAGAATATCGAATTTCTGATATATTATCATTGAGCTATAAAGATCTTCCTTATTACTTAAAACCATGTTTTCTTTACCTGGGCATTTTTCCAGAGGACCACGAGTTCCTCGTTAAGGAATTGATTCAGATGTGGGCTGCAGAAGGGTTTCTTCAAGAGAGAGGGGAAGAAACATTAGAAGAGGTTGGAGAAGAATGTTTAAAAGAGTTAATTCAGAGAAGTATGGTTAAAGTCTCGAAAACAAGTTCAAGCGGTGGTATTAAAAGTTGTTCCATCCATGATCTTTTGCGAGATCTCTCCATATCAGAAGCCAAAGAAGGTATGTTTCTCCATGTTCATCGCGCGAGTGGGAATGCAATTAATACTCCTGCATTTCCACCTCCTACAGCCCGTCGACTTTCAATTCACCATGATGTAACAAGTCAGTACATTTCCTCAGGCCATTCCACTCCACACCTTCGTTCTCTTTTGATATACACCCAAGACCGTGGATGGGTTGAAAAGAAACAAGAGAAGTTTCTCTTCAGAACATTCATGTTGCTTAGGGTGCTATATCTACAAGGTACATTCATAAAAATTCTACCAAGAGCAATAGGTGAACTAATCCACTTGAGATATCTTGGATGTTCCTACACCTCTTTAAAAAGCCTCCCATCTTCGATAGGCAATCTTCCCAATTTACAAACTCTATCTGTTGCATCTTCTTCTTATATCATTGAAGTACCAAGCACAATCAGGAAGATGAAACAATTAAGACATCTTCAAGTGAAGGGAATCCAGCAAGATAGATGTTGGGGAATGATCAAAGGGCATCCAAAGCTTGAGCGGATAAGTAACCTTCAGACTCTATCATTTATAAAGTCTGGGAAATGGATGAAGGGTTGTTTTGGAAAGCTCACCCATCTTAGAAAAATAGGAATATGTTTAGAAACAAGAGCACATGCTAAAGTATTCTATGATTCGGTTGTGAAATTGTACTCACTCCAGTCTCTGTCAGTAGAGTCAGTCAAACATACATTGTCGTTACCTCCTCTTTCACATCTTCTCAAGTTATGTAAGTTGCGTTTGTGTGGAAAGTTACGTAAGTTACCTGAGTCAAATGAATTCCCAACAAACCTCACCAAGCTCACTTTGGATGGCTCCTCCTTAAAAGAAGATCCAATAGCTACGTTGGAGAAGCTGAAAAACCTTCAGATTCTCAGATTGCATCAGAAATCATATCTGGGAAAGAAAATTACTTGCTCTAAAGAAGGATTTCCTCGACTCAAGTCCTTAAATCTTCAATCTTTACATAAATTTGAGGAGTGGATATTGGAGGAAGGAGCTATGCCAAGTCTTTTACATTTACGTATCAATTACTGCAATCAACTGAAGAAGCTTCCAGAAGGAATGAAACCTACCCTCAAGAAATTGGAATTATTGTGGATGCCCGATAAATTCAAAGAAAGGGTTCGAGAAGGGGGAGAGGATTGGGATAAAATTCAGCAAATACCCTCCATCCAGATAAGCAATTAG
- the LOC131257601 gene encoding histone H2B-like codes for MHLKQLDIRTEISNLFPSSHCFLFTNLPFCNSVAPKAEKKPAEKKPASEKQAEEKKAEKAPAEKKPKAEKRLPKEGGGASGDKKKKKRSKKNAETYKIYIFKVLKQVLPDICISSKAMGIMNSFINDIFEKLAQESSKLARYNKKPTVTSREIQTSVRLVLPGELTKHAVSEGTKAVTKFTSS; via the coding sequence ATGCATTTGAAGCAACTGGACATAAGGACAGAAATATCCAATCTCTTCCCTTCTTCACACTGCTTTTTATTTACGAACCTGCCTTTCTGCAATTCCGTGGCGCCCAAGGCAGAAAAAAAACCAGCGGAGAAGAAGCCGGCCTCTGAGAAGCAAGCAGAGGAGAAAAAGGCCGAAAAAGCTCCTGCCGAGAAGAAGCCCAAGGCCGAGAAGCGGCTCCCGAAAGAGGGCGGTGGGGCGAGCGgagacaagaagaagaagaagcgttCGAAGAAGAACGCAGAAACCTACAAGATCTACATCTTCAAGGTCTTGAAGCAGGTTCTTCCCGACATTTGCATCTCCAGCAAGGCCATGGGCATCATGAACAGCTTCATCAACGACATCTTCGAGAAGCTGGCCCAGGAGTCTTCCAAGCTAGCCCGCTACAACAAAAAGCCCACCGTCACGTCGCGGGAGATCCAGACGTCCGTTCGTCTCGTCTTGCCTGGGGAGCTTACCAAGCATGCCGTGTCGGAGGGCACCAAGGCCGTTACGAAATTCACCAGCTCTTGA